A genomic stretch from bacterium includes:
- a CDS encoding PEGA domain-containing protein has protein sequence MKKILWLVLMLAWTLGYGQSVQGDRVQKGVEAFYQAEFEAAQTLMRRALSDPTLPASDRFDAHLYYAFSLIRLNGHPDSIRSHLQQAVAIDPVRELNTHLIPPDLYEQYHFVRQANMGSLWIQSDPSSAIVVCYDRRSGKSVSMNTPAAFLNLSAGEFDFLLHAPGYDDLQTVIQVNAGRTDTLFFQLGKLSKPWYRSWWALGGGGASILLAWFIFNREDDTRGQNPSELPLPPSRP, from the coding sequence ATGAAAAAGATACTTTGGCTGGTGCTCATGCTGGCGTGGACCCTTGGCTATGGTCAATCTGTTCAGGGTGATCGAGTTCAAAAGGGTGTGGAAGCGTTTTACCAAGCCGAATTCGAGGCCGCGCAGACGCTCATGCGCCGGGCTCTGTCGGATCCGACCCTGCCGGCTTCCGATCGCTTTGATGCGCATCTGTATTATGCTTTTTCGCTGATCCGGCTCAATGGCCACCCTGACAGCATTCGCAGCCACTTGCAGCAGGCGGTGGCCATCGATCCAGTCCGCGAACTTAACACCCATCTGATTCCGCCGGATCTGTACGAGCAGTACCACTTTGTCAGACAGGCCAACATGGGCAGCCTGTGGATACAGTCCGATCCTTCATCAGCCATCGTGGTCTGCTATGACCGCCGTTCCGGCAAGTCGGTGTCCATGAACACGCCTGCGGCCTTTTTGAACCTGAGCGCCGGCGAGTTTGATTTTTTACTGCATGCCCCGGGCTATGATGATCTGCAGACGGTCATTCAGGTGAACGCTGGACGCACGGACACTCTTTTTTTTCAACTGGGAAAATTATCCAAGCCGTGGTATCGATCATGGTGGGCCCTGGGCGGAGGCGGCGCCTCGATTCTGCTGGCCTGGTTTATTTTCAACCGGGAGGATGATACCCGCGGCCAGAATCCTTCCGAACTGCCTCTTCCACCGTCACGGCCCTGA
- a CDS encoding ribonuclease HII, with the protein MESVDLLHYERLLWRQGYEQIAGVDEAGRGPLAGPVVAAAVIFPRGQTALPGIDDSKRLTARQREAAAALIRTHALAVGIGIVSEQVIDQINILQATYRAMLEAVYRLNLTPDHLLIDGRGSPETFIPATTLIKGDRLSLSVAAASIIAKVARDQKMVEYHALYPHYRFDKHKGYPTAEHLRAIRRWGWCPIHRRSFHPKQLQDLSPWPLPATPNG; encoded by the coding sequence ATGGAGAGCGTGGATCTCTTACACTATGAGCGTCTTCTCTGGAGACAAGGTTATGAACAGATCGCCGGAGTGGACGAGGCCGGCCGTGGTCCCCTGGCCGGACCGGTGGTTGCGGCTGCGGTAATCTTTCCCCGCGGTCAGACCGCGCTGCCGGGCATCGATGATTCAAAACGATTGACCGCCAGGCAACGTGAGGCCGCAGCAGCCTTGATTCGAACCCATGCCCTGGCTGTCGGCATCGGCATAGTTTCGGAACAGGTCATCGACCAAATCAATATCCTTCAAGCCACCTATCGCGCCATGCTGGAAGCAGTATACCGTCTTAACCTGACTCCTGACCACTTGCTCATCGATGGCCGCGGCAGTCCAGAAACTTTTATCCCGGCCACGACGTTAATAAAGGGAGATCGTTTGTCCCTGAGTGTAGCGGCTGCCTCCATCATCGCCAAAGTGGCGCGGGATCAAAAAATGGTGGAGTATCACGCCCTGTATCCTCACTATCGTTTCGACAAACACAAGGGCTATCCGACCGCCGAACATTTGCGCGCGATCCGCCGGTGGGGCTGGTGTCCCATCCATCGACGCTCTTTTCATCCCAAACAGCTGCAGGATTTATCGCCATGGCCGCTTCCAGCTACGCCAAACGGTTAG